The Cyprinus carpio isolate SPL01 chromosome B19, ASM1834038v1, whole genome shotgun sequence DNA window TCATATGTCAGCTTAAACAACATGCCCACACATATAGCCGACATTCAAATGGGGAGAGCATTCCACATTTTATTCCACATTCcagtttatttattatcacaTGGTATCACAAAGACTACTGACCTACCTGTAAAAGAAAGCCAAAGCCAGGACTGTTACACACTGTTGTACTCTACTAGTTTTATTAGTAGAATAATAAATTCTGACATTTTGCTCCTGCTCCTCTCTAATGCTCTTCACAGAGTTCAATGTGACTGGGTTTTTGAGCCTGTCCTCCAGTGGGTGCACATCTGATTGCAACAACACCGCCGGAAGCATCCTGGGTGCGGGATACACCGTGACTAAAAGCTGCTGCGCTGTAAATCTGTGCAACGGAGCGAGTGCTGCGCAGCTGTCTGTGGCTGGGGCTCTCAGCGCCGCACTGTCGGCCTCCGTCTGGAGCAGCTACACGCTGTAGATGTCTGTGCAGTGTTATGTTCACAGTACCTGAACCGGAATCAATGAAGATATCAACTCTAGAATGTGTAGATCccataaatttaatttgtttactccACTGTGTTTATTTGTCCCATTGCATATATGCaatgataaagttttttttttttaatatatgtataaacatttacttacaatgtaaaatatcaaaacttatttgtattattattataaaacctaCATTTGGATGCACACTGTGGAATAAGGTGATGATATATTAGAGGTGGAACTGAATAAATTTCACAGCAGTGACTCTGGGTTAGATACTGTACTCGCTTtggatttttttatatcttttagtAAATGACAGAGTTGACAGAGAATATATACAAAGTCAACTATCACctgacttttatatattttagcacattgtaACATTAGACTAGATTAATAAatatgaactcaaaaaaaaaattccgttaTGTTTTTGTTAGTATT harbors:
- the lye gene encoding lymphocyte antigen-6, epidermis; protein product: MMIRIVLGVIAAIGFLTLSEALTCNSCKVGILGKCLFSSQVSCAASETNCYTAKAEFNVTGFLSLSSSGCTSDCNNTAGSILGAGYTVTKSCCAVNLCNGASAAQLSVAGALSAALSASVWSSYTL